The segment TTTTTACAGGTCTAAGCACTTAAGTCAATCAAGcacaagaaggaaaaaaacacaggcCTGGTatgataacaaaataaaacagcgTCAACACTGAACACAGGAGGCTAAATCTGGTGACTTTAATGAGTAAACCCTCTTTATATTTCGTTGAAAACACTGTGGACAAAGAAAGGACTAAGATAGGGAAGGGTTCAGCTCGCAGATGACGACAGAGTCCTTGTTTTTGCCAAAGAAAAATATCGAGGTGAGAGGCCAGAGCGCCATTGATCGGCGCTGTGTGCCTCGTCAGTTCTTTAAAGTCCAATAAATCACAACAGGATGCCACCAAATCCAAGACAGTCCATGCAGCACCGTGTAAATCTGTCACATGGATGTAAATGAGGACAGGTCCGTCGTAAATTGTCCTTGGCGGAAAGCCCGGGCGGCCGCGCTGCAAGCCGCTAATGTCGCTAGCAGCGGGCCTGGGATTTCCTGAACATCAGTCCTAGgcaatgttttgctttttttgttgttttgggggGGTACAGTTCGTATTCTTcaagacaagacaaacaaaatcgAGCTCCACAAAAGAGTCCACAAAACTGCGTGAAAGCTTCCGCACCGAGTCCACCAGTTTCCTCTTTATCGTTGTTTAAGACCTCAAAGGAGATGATTGTGAAACCGCAATCTACCGTTTAACCGTTGAATTAGCTCGTTAGCTAATGCCAAGGCTAACATGCAAGCACCTCGAGATTAGCTAACGTCGCCTCGCCGCAGTTTAACGGAAACAAGAGCTAACAGCTAACGGGGATGCTAACCGTTGCTATGCTAACAATGTTGTTCAACGTAGTTGTCGAATAATCTAACTAAATCCACCAGTTACGCAGACAGGGCGTAGAGTTTCCTCTTCCGTCCACGGTTATTTTCCATCATGCGAAGAAAAGTTGTGTTATCCGGgtgtatttttcacaatttaatttaatccatAAAATCCAGAATCGCAGGTCGAAGCTTCTTCTCTCCTCGCTGTTTCATCAAAATGGCGCATGACGGAACCGGAAGTATCCAGGGTTCTTCCAAAGAGTACAAGAAGCAAGAGAATTCCGTTCAATACAAAGAAGGGACTTTTTATTATGGGATTAAGTTTGTGCCACAAGCACGAATagcatcaaaaataaataaatagattgaATGTTGAATACAAATAAATTGAAAGCGAACAATTTACCATAAAGGcaaaacttacaataaaactTTTGTGGTCACTTTTTTCAGTTCCAGTTCagaatttttcagtttcaggtctgatcatagactgtatataaagatatatatagTCTATGGTTCTGACACAAAGGGCATGTTGGTACGTGTTACAGGGCTGCGTCCCCATTAATCAGTTAAGTTTGAAGGGGCAGGTCAATGGTAAGTTTGTACTACTTGTTGCACTTCTAGACcattgaaactgaaaaattctGACCTGAAACTGAAAAGTTTAACAGCgaaactgaaaaattaagcagcaaaaagagacaacaaaagaaaaatcctgatcagtgaaagaaaagtggaaaatatTGTAATCAAATTTTTACTCTTGTATAGCTTTATCAAAACTATCTTTCACTTTCAGATTTTGTTCATACTTGTTTGGCATTGGAAACATATGTTTAATTGCCAAAGcaagtgtgaaataaaacaaaaaatgtacatactATAAGTAAAGAGCAACCAGAATAGAGAAATGtgtaaacaaaatgtgtcaCATTGCAAGATTGTAGTCAAATATACAAATAAGAAATAAGTATATACATTCCTTTTATATCTTTCTTAagatctttgtgttgtgtgtgaatacattgagagccactaaacaGGAGTCAAATTACTTGTATgcgtaaacatacttggccaataaagatgattctgattttaAGTAACAAGTAAatataacttaaaataaaatagaaaaatgtagaaattgtagttcaaaaacaataaatacaaacaagtgGGAACTGTATAAGcactgcaacattttttttgagaaatgtatttaaagatatCTACATTCAGTCTTGTTATAATGATTATTTACCTTATTTGTCTCCTGGTTCCTGACCTCTACCCAGGTCGCCAGTGCCCACATTTGCTATTCAAATGGTATGCgttgaaattaaaccaaaacttAAACCTTGAATGTGACCCTCCCTACATAAATACTGTAGACAGGGTCAAACATTTTGTTAGTTGTGAGAGCAGAAACTAGTGCCCAGGAGTTGAGATTTTCCTGTCTGACCTGTCAATATTAGGTCATCTAATTATATCTAACACATATTTTAAACCCAAATAACCTACTCATAACCCTTTAAATTTCTCTATAGTTACATCTATAgagtcacagaatctgatgggaCATGCAGTAGATTTCCTTTGCTAACACTGATGTGCAAGGTGTGAACTATCTTGACTTCCTGGTGTTCTTTGATTGTTCCAtgctgaaaaacagctttttatgTCTCATTACAACATTCAACAGTCAAACATTACTTTTATAGTCAACCTTTAATGTATTCAACAAAATAATGTACAGTCACTGGAACCGATAGTGTTCTGGGCTGATGCAGAGGTAGCGTGGCCgagcggtctaaggcgctggattaaGGCTCCAGTCTCTTCGggggcgtgggttcgaatcccaccgCTGCCAAGGTTTTGTCCTGAGGAGTATCTGAAATGATATCATCATGAATTAAAATCACATAATAGGGAACATACGTCTGATTTACAAGTCATTCCGTCTTCCTGTGGGACTATAGAAACTGTGGAATAGGAAATAAACGCCAATCCTTCCAAAATGTTCAAAGTCTCCCTCCAATAAGAAAAAATTGGATATTTGAGCAGAATGATGTCGtctatgtgcagagtttgacactagaaggtggttttcacattaatttgctggaagtggaaagtttctgtAGCTTATTTTGTGtgcctatgagcatgatttgtgacatcacaacaagtttggagccaattgtgaTTCTGAGAatcactgagaatggacttttcagtgaagaaggagacataTTAtatccagcagttcaactttttaaattaacaatatttgcatattcatagattcttgatttttaacaaggtaaatttcttttctttttttctgtggaaaaaacatatcagacacaattGATTATTCCAAGAAGATTATTTTTCaatatcttaaaacatgacCAGAGGTGTTAAGTGGTTTGTACTGTTGACATGGCAACTTTAGTATGTGTAATGGTGATGTCAGGTAATTTCTTGTGTGGTCACTGTGAGTTTATTCATGTTCacctgagggacagtgaataacctagacacacacacacacacacacacacacacatgcataggatatactgtatatatacatatatgattatgtatatcatatatatatatatatatatatatatatatatatgaatcctaatgttgtgttaatgttgttttgtttcattgattcttgatgctttggcaatatCATTGTTGTGACATTCATGCCGATAAAgcaaaatttgatttgattttggtAACACATCATGTTTCAGTCTGCCTGCTGTTCAGCAGCTGTAGGTCTGTCCTTCCATCATCTGTTCGTGCGTGTTCACACATGAAGGTCACAATATTTTTCAGCACACGGGGTCAGTTATTTTTGAGAAATTGTTTGTGcctttgtttatatatttgcaTTTGGCTTGGACATTTGCTTGTGAGCCCACTCATGCAAGGACACATTTGAAtattctctctcactttctcttatacacgcacacacctgAGATGTGTGCGCTGTGCAACACAAGAGCAACAGCACAACACTGCACCTTGAACCACACTTATCCCTCCgaaaagaacattttgtgaaatCCTATCATTTATAAGCTTTATTTGATGTAAACACAGACTCAGTAACATAACCGTCAGGACAGAACCTTTGTTACACTtatgcatgctcacacacacgcttacgcaacacacacacacagacacgtaaAACACACGcagtgacagacagatagagagagttCTAATGCATTTAATGGGGTTTCGATTTTGAGCTTAGGTCCACAGAAAGGAGGACAAAAACAGGACATAGTTAGTTATGTCATTTCCCGGATgcctgtatttgtgtgtcttgtaTTTCTATACGataatttcttattttcattgacaactctccctttctgtctctctctgcatgtctgtctgtgtcacacacacattcctgttATTATACACACTCATCCGCACACACACtacagatatactgtagatatagCTACTTTAATAGCATAGCAGTACGACACACAAAGAGCACAAACATGTTAGATGTCAAAATTGTGTTCTTGTTtacttcatttcttcatcttaGAGCTTGTCAACAGTAAATCATAGATACAGGTTGCTTCAGTCTCCAAAcactttcctctttcttctctgagAAAAGGAAACAACCTCCTCTAATTAGATGTTTGAGTTGCTGTTATAaccgtctcctcctcctgttcctcGTCTCTCAGACCGGTGTGGTCCTTCTGTTGGCGGCACAGTTTCCAGGCAGtatctctgtgttgttgtgagctgctgcagtggttAAATCATCCACAGCCATGTCAATTTTACCGTCTTTCAGAGGCGAGGTCAACGTGTAGAGCATGAAGTCTGAGCCCATTGTCGGCACACCTGGCACGACCTTGGATTCAGCAGAGATGGACGGCTCTCGGTCTCGCATCAAGGATGCTCGAAAGGAGTGTGATGTCGAGTCCCCGGCACTGTGGTTACTCCTGTAACTGCATCGGCGGGAGCGGTTATGGTAGTAACGGTTTCGGTAGTAAGATGAGGTGCGGGAGATGGGCGGCTTAATGAGTGAAGGCCGGCCTTTAGTGCGCAGCTGCCTGTGCTTCTCTATGAACACATGCACTGCCAGGACGCCAACCATCTCAGCCAGCACAAAGGACAGAGCTCCAAAATAAAAAGACCAGCCGTAGGAGTAGCTCTTCTTGTTGTCACTCTGGCTGGGGTCACCTGAGTTGGCTGATATGTACACGATGATGCCAATGATGTTACTGAGACCTGAAGAGGTGAGGGCGATAGGGAGAATCAGGTGTGATGATACACAGTGTAGGAAACGCACATAATGGAGAAATCAGTGTGTGGAGGTTTTGTTTCTGACCTGCAGAGACGAAGAGTATACCCGCACTGAGGATGACGTTGTAGCGCGACTTGTAGAACTCGCTGGCAGCGACGCACACACCTCCGAGAAATAATAAACCCACACTGAGGATGGGGAAGAGGCTGGAGGCTCGCACTGctcctgagagagaggagaggagaatcagttatatattacatttgaaTTCCCGTGACTTGTATTTCTGTTGTTAAGTCTCACAGTCACACGTGTTACTCACGTAGTAAATACTCTGCAGCGTCCTGCTCGTAGTCTGCATCTTCGGGAAAGTGATCGATGTCTTTGCAAACGCCCCGAAATGTTcctgcagagaaacaaagaagtTCATCACAAGgttcctcctcatctctctgctctgtgtgtcatTTCATTACATGACATATTTACTGCACAATTATTAGAACCCACATCCTCTTTGACCCAGTACACTTTGCATACTCTCTCTAACAATGACTTGCATAATGCTTAATGTGATTCCGACCATTTGATGGGctgttttgtattgattttcagttcaattcagttcCAAGCCTAACTGAGAATATTTTGTATGTCTGCCAAGAGGAGGTGGGGAGTTATTTATCTAAACTTGGATCTATTCTACAGAGTTGCCACCGgaagtgtgttttttcatgtctcCTGGAAAATATCTTTGTAAATTACTAACATTTATTgattatgttgataaaaaattaaattcagGTGGCTTTGCGTTTCTCTCGAAATGTATTTGCTGTCGTAAATGAGTATAATGTATAATTTCTAGGAAACAGGGTTGCttctttcacttcctgttaGGGCTGCGAGTAACTGTctaatctgtcgattattttctcaattaatcgattagttgtttgctcttataaaatgtcagaaaatggtgaaaaatatcaataactgtttccaaaagcccaaggtgatgtcctcaaatgtctagttttgtcctgagcaacagtccacaacccaaagatattcagtttactgtcaaagaagactaaagaaaccagaaaatattcacatttgagcagctggaatcagagaatttggacattttcttctcaaaaaATGACTGACTGTGATTAACCAACTATCAAAATAgctggtgattaatttaatagttggcaactaattgcTTAATCAACTAATTGGTGCAGCTCTACTTCCTGTGTACATTCTGGACACGTAAAAGTAGCACTGACATATTGTCAAGTTTGATAATGGTTGATTTAAGTTATGCATATTCTTCTATTTtaataacaatgtttaaaaaagtgtATCATTGGCTacattgtgtgttttctctgaacATAACAGATTAACAGGGGTGCAGGAGCTAATTGCAAATGGAGTAATTTTTATTTAGCTTGTTTCTTGTTCACATGGATGTTTGCCTGATAAAAACCCTGCAGGTTGAAAAATTGCAATAAATACTTGGGAGTTTGCAAATTTCCTGGTTAGTTTAGTTAAGTCAATGCTAATTTTGACATTTCCTTCATTTAAATGTTGGTTCACTGGAACTCAAATTAAGATTAAgtacagtttgtcttttttctgcAAAACCTGGACAATAAAGCAGATTCACTACACAGCACACAACAACAGTTGCATGCTAGCAACAGTCCAGCATGTCCAAATTGCTGAAGACAAAACATCATAGTGGTCACATAGTAGTTCAGTAGACACCCAGCATGTTCAAGGGTCTGGATATAATGTATGTTGGCTTCACAAAGTCCAGTTCTGCCATAAAACTggcattttaaacattttaaacttagCAAGCGTCACCAGCtcttcacatttcacattcaaaGCACAGAGGAACCTCAAATTAGCTTTAATGAAgcctttgtttggttttcacgTCATCTATATGTGCACATACATTGCACATTAGCCTACATGTTCTCACTTTTCTGTAgctcctgtccttttctttctgtgtaGACGTATCACTGACTGGTTACCGTAAGACCTACAATGATATTCTACATACAGTAAGTAAATGTGACAATGTCACTGGGGTCAAACAGACATGAGTTAACTCACAGATGTTCTGTAGGAGAGGAAACATCCTCTGGCACTATATGTTGGCGAGAATCCAAACCATCGCAAACACTAACTGGTCCCACCAACCATAAAACTTCCAAACAGACAAACCCGTCAAGACgtatttgaatttgaacaaaTTAGTTGTTTTTGTGAACAACTGAAATCAGCTGCACTTACGTTTCCTGCTCTTACTAACCTTTGGTGCCTTTCaacatttgcacacacagaGGATATATATTGATAAATGTGTCCCTATGTGCTGCACTGATTGACCGGTATTGATGATGTGACTCGGTCACCATGGTtaccaaaacaaaactcatTCAGTGGTTAAAACTCGGCCGCGGTGAACAGGTCAGAGAGAAAATTCACCAGTGAGAAAAGATTTATTTCAAATGATAGAAAACAAAGGGAGACAAGGATTTCCATCAGTTCACACCTTTATACTCTATAGAATTTTTTTCTTGCAGCATGTGTGACTGTCAGCTCTGCATTTCTTTAAGCTCTTATACAAAATCTGGTTGTAGTTTGACATGAATGAAACTACGGCTCTGTGCCCAAACTCTGCACTAGGATACACTAACTGTAATAAATGCAAACAACCAATCAACAAATATAATCCTAAAGAAATCTACTCCGCCTGCCTCATCttattataatttattgcacataatgtacAGACGACCTGCAGCCGTCTGTGTCTGatacaaagacagacagacacacaagatTGTTGAGGCATTGATGTCCTCTGCATGCTTTGTTACCTCTCCATTAAACCATTTTGGAGCTTAGCGATAGTGGGGCAGCAGAGGGAGGGGGTTtgggaggaaggagggatgagagagacgtgtgtgtgtgtgtgtgtgtgtgtgtgtgtgtgtgagggagaaaagagagagctgaatattataattataatataagcAAAGCAAACAGAGGATATAGGATAAGAGAATGAGAGATGCTatttaaaaattataaataattgaTGAATGTCATTTTCATCCATCACCAGATTTAACCCTTTAAGCTTCACGTGATCTGCTGCATTTTCTCTAACaactaaagcagaaataaaaactgaaaaagaggtaacttcaatgtgtttttaaatgagccTTCTTGGTTCAGCAGGCTGGTTAATTAAAGCTGGTTTAGGTCTATTTTACCTCGATCATCAGTATCAGATCAGCTGCC is part of the Thunnus albacares chromosome 3, fThuAlb1.1, whole genome shotgun sequence genome and harbors:
- the cacng3a gene encoding voltage-dependent calcium channel gamma-3 subunit — its product is MRLCNRGVMMLLTTAGAFCAFSLMTIAVGTDYWLYSRGMCRSKSQNDNETVRKNEEVLTHSGLWRTCCTEGTFRGVCKDIDHFPEDADYEQDAAEYLLRAVRASSLFPILSVGLLFLGGVCVAASEFYKSRYNVILSAGILFVSAGLSNIIGIIVYISANSGDPSQSDNKKSYSYGWSFYFGALSFVLAEMVGVLAVHVFIEKHRQLRTKGRPSLIKPPISRTSSYYRNRYYHNRSRRCSYRSNHSAGDSTSHSFRASLMRDREPSISAESKVVPGVPTMGSDFMLYTLTSPLKDGKIDMAVDDLTTAAAHNNTEILPGNCAANRRTTPV